From one Polynucleobacter sp. UK-FUSCHL-C3 genomic stretch:
- a CDS encoding tetratricopeptide repeat protein: MRSLLIIVISLFLVGCSDYQRARSAYEGGDYKKAFELFKKLSESGDTRSEYDLSLMYLQGIGTKQDVGQGWFWMIKSAEHGNTMAMVELGGRHEYGVNLDKDETQAVFWYKKAALAGSSVGRYNLAKMYIDGRGVEKDPARGYAWLVLSAQKGNPIAKAEADAYKAKLSAQEQIRCDQVLKQLEADPNS; encoded by the coding sequence ATGCGTAGTTTATTGATTATTGTCATCAGCCTCTTTTTAGTTGGCTGCTCAGATTATCAACGCGCTCGATCAGCTTATGAAGGTGGTGATTATAAAAAGGCGTTTGAGCTTTTTAAGAAACTATCTGAGTCCGGTGACACCCGTTCAGAATATGACCTTTCCTTGATGTACTTGCAAGGGATTGGTACCAAACAAGATGTTGGTCAAGGTTGGTTTTGGATGATTAAGTCAGCCGAGCATGGCAATACGATGGCAATGGTTGAGTTGGGCGGGCGGCATGAGTATGGGGTTAACTTGGACAAAGATGAGACCCAAGCCGTCTTTTGGTACAAAAAAGCCGCCCTTGCTGGCAGTTCGGTTGGGCGTTATAACCTGGCAAAAATGTATATTGACGGTAGGGGCGTAGAGAAGGACCCTGCGCGTGGATATGCCTGGCTGGTCTTATCTGCTCAAAAGGGCAATCCAATTGCTAAAGCCGAGGCTGACGCCTACAAGGCTAAATTAAGCGCTCAGGAACAAATTCGGTGTGATCAGGTGTTAAAGCAGCTTGAAGCAGACCCAAATTCTTAG
- the motB gene encoding flagellar motor protein MotB yields the protein MAQNDAPPIVIKRVKKGGHGHHGGAWKIAYADFVTAMMAFFLLMWVLGSTTAGDLAGISSYFQNPLRVSLSGGQGSGDATRIIKGGGDNISKTVGEESRADADTEQRRISDSSVTEIENARKDRTKNEMVRDDINKQVDSDPELKNAKGQIFMDISAEGLRIQVVDEKNKPLFASGSANPTPSAKRLLRIIGSALKSSPNTIRIEGHTDNTRYSTNASYSNWELSTERALAARREMVAGGLNESKVSQVIGFADTIPLNTQDPKDPLNRRISITILNKKPINNADKTAYEKARAEKLPDNVKPGTQEIPPNLRAPAQFMPKEELKKAPPPPKEELKKVAPPPKPAPEPVKPAAQEIPPNLRAPAQLAPKEEEKKSPRNPQLELPAKPAQKSDSMGK from the coding sequence ATGGCCCAAAATGACGCGCCGCCAATTGTTATCAAGCGCGTTAAAAAAGGCGGTCATGGACATCACGGAGGCGCTTGGAAGATTGCATATGCCGACTTCGTGACGGCAATGATGGCCTTCTTCCTGCTCATGTGGGTTCTAGGCTCAACTACAGCAGGTGATCTCGCAGGTATCTCATCGTATTTTCAAAACCCATTGCGGGTCTCTTTGTCTGGCGGGCAGGGATCGGGTGATGCAACCCGCATCATTAAAGGTGGCGGCGACAACATATCAAAAACCGTTGGTGAGGAAAGTCGCGCCGATGCGGATACTGAGCAACGCAGGATTAGCGATTCTTCAGTTACCGAAATTGAGAATGCCCGTAAGGATCGAACCAAAAATGAGATGGTTCGTGATGACATTAACAAACAGGTAGATTCTGATCCAGAGTTAAAGAATGCCAAAGGTCAGATTTTTATGGATATCTCAGCCGAGGGCTTGAGAATTCAGGTGGTGGATGAGAAAAATAAACCGCTCTTTGCGTCTGGCAGTGCCAATCCGACACCATCTGCAAAACGTTTACTACGTATTATTGGTAGCGCATTAAAAAGCTCACCCAATACGATTCGAATTGAGGGGCATACCGACAATACTCGCTATAGCACCAATGCTAGTTATAGTAATTGGGAGCTATCGACAGAAAGAGCACTCGCCGCACGACGTGAGATGGTGGCTGGAGGCTTGAATGAGTCAAAAGTGTCTCAGGTAATTGGTTTTGCAGATACCATTCCATTAAACACCCAAGATCCCAAGGATCCCCTAAATCGACGGATTTCGATAACGATCCTCAATAAGAAACCGATAAACAATGCCGATAAGACTGCTTATGAAAAAGCAAGGGCTGAAAAGCTACCGGACAATGTAAAGCCTGGCACACAAGAGATTCCTCCAAACTTAAGGGCGCCGGCACAATTTATGCCTAAGGAAGAGCTAAAGAAAGCTCCGCCTCCACCGAAAGAAGAGCTTAAAAAAGTAGCTCCACCACCAAAGCCAGCGCCTGAGCCTGTTAAGCCTGCCGCCCAAGAGATTCCTCCAAACTTAAGGGCGCCCGCACAATTAGCGCCAAAGGAAGAGGAAAAGAAATCGCCACGTAATCCGCAGCTAGAGTTGCCAGCAAAACCAGCTCAAAAAAGCGATAGCATGGGTAAGTAA
- the motA gene encoding flagellar motor stator protein MotA → MNIPIGWIIAMGCALGGYALHGGNIMVLWQPTEVLTIVGAAVGTMIASNSIINLKKTFAALGSAFKTKSSVKQMHLDLLCLMFEILQKIKRDGLMSLEGDIEEPEASPLFEKYPSVTKDHHLVDFITDYLRMMLGGSLDVIQIESLMEQELDVHHQEGHIPVASVTNVGDGLPAFGIVAAVMGVVHTMGSIGLPPAELGKLIGAALVGTFLGILLAYAFVSPVAKVLEQNLEADTRSYMAVKAILIASLNNFPPAAAVEFGRKVLFTYQRPTFAELDEGTKAVKGK, encoded by the coding sequence ATGAATATTCCGATTGGTTGGATTATCGCGATGGGTTGTGCCCTAGGGGGCTATGCCCTCCATGGCGGAAATATTATGGTTTTATGGCAACCTACCGAAGTGTTGACCATTGTAGGTGCTGCTGTTGGCACCATGATTGCTTCAAATAGCATCATTAATCTAAAGAAGACCTTTGCGGCACTCGGGAGCGCCTTTAAAACTAAATCATCCGTTAAACAGATGCACTTAGATTTATTGTGCTTAATGTTTGAGATTTTGCAAAAGATTAAACGTGATGGTTTGATGTCATTAGAGGGAGATATTGAAGAACCAGAGGCGAGTCCTCTGTTTGAGAAATACCCTTCAGTCACCAAGGATCACCACTTGGTAGATTTCATTACGGATTACTTAAGAATGATGCTGGGTGGCTCCTTAGACGTTATCCAAATTGAGAGCTTGATGGAGCAGGAGTTAGACGTCCATCATCAAGAAGGTCACATTCCAGTCGCTTCCGTTACAAACGTGGGCGACGGTTTACCAGCGTTCGGAATTGTTGCTGCGGTGATGGGTGTGGTACATACCATGGGTTCTATTGGTCTTCCCCCTGCTGAACTCGGTAAGCTTATTGGTGCCGCACTGGTTGGTACCTTCTTAGGTATTTTGTTGGCCTACGCTTTCGTATCACCGGTTGCTAAAGTATTAGAGCAAAACCTCGAAGCGGATACACGTTCATACATGGCAGTAAAGGCCATTTTGATTGCTAGCTTGAATAATTTCCCACCTGCAGCAGCTGTTGAATTTGGACGCAAGGTATTGTTCACCTATCAACGTCCTACTTTTGCAGAGTTGGATGAGGGTACAAAAGCAGTTAAAGGAAAATAG